One region of Variovorax sp. J2L1-78 genomic DNA includes:
- a CDS encoding histidine phosphatase family protein, producing MMEATRLIAVRHGETAWNVDTRIQGQLDIGLNDTGLRQARQVGRALGEEPISAIYASDLARAWQTAEAIGAVRGLAVVPEPRLRERAFGSFEGRTFAEIDAETPDDARRWRTREPDYRPGGHGESLLTFRERVTGVADELAARHAGELIVLVAHGGVMDVLYRAATRQDLQAPRTWHLGNAAINRLLWTPQGLSLVGWGDVGHLVDDALDETID from the coding sequence ATGATGGAGGCGACCCGGCTCATCGCCGTCCGCCACGGGGAAACGGCCTGGAACGTGGACACGCGCATCCAGGGCCAGCTGGACATCGGCCTCAACGACACCGGCCTGCGCCAGGCCCGGCAGGTGGGCCGGGCGCTCGGCGAGGAGCCGATTTCGGCGATCTACGCCAGCGACCTCGCCCGGGCGTGGCAGACGGCCGAGGCGATCGGCGCGGTCCGCGGGCTGGCGGTCGTGCCGGAGCCGCGGCTGCGCGAGCGCGCCTTCGGCAGCTTCGAAGGGCGCACCTTCGCGGAGATCGATGCCGAGACCCCGGACGATGCGCGGCGCTGGCGCACCCGCGAACCCGACTACCGGCCCGGCGGCCACGGCGAGTCGCTGCTCACCTTCCGTGAGCGCGTGACAGGGGTGGCCGACGAGCTGGCGGCGCGGCACGCCGGCGAACTGATCGTGCTGGTGGCACACGGCGGCGTCATGGACGTGCTGTACCGCGCCGCCACGCGGCAAGACCTCCAGGCGCCACGCACCTGGCACCTGGGCAACGCGGCCATCAATCGGCTCCTCTGGACGCCGCAGGGCCTGAGCCTGGTCGGCTGGGGTGACGTGGGCCACCTCGTCGACGACGCCCTCGACGAAACCATCGACTGA